A window of Sphingobacterium kitahiroshimense genomic DNA:
TTTTTAGACCAACTCAAAATTTCCCTCGAAGAATATATGGATAAAGACCTTTAGCTGTATCAGCATAGGTGTTTTAAAGCAGTACATTTTGTTTACTGCTTTTTGTTTGCCCATATCTGCCAATTGGCAAATGTTGGCAAAAGACTACCCGCAAAATATCCCAACCCCGCTAAAACCCTTATTAAACAAGGGTTTTTCTCATTGCAAAAAAAATCAAAAAAGTGCCAAACCAATGGGTACGCATTGGCAGACAAACACTGCCACACTTCTGAATTTTGTCCTGTGAATATTAAACAACAGTGCTATGAATATTATAACAGTTGACGAAGAAGTGTGGAAGCACCTCAACGAACGGTTGAAAGCCATTAGCGAATATATCCTCAAACTGGAAGATACAAGCTACGATAGTTTGTGGCTCAACAATCACGAAGTCTGCCAGTATCTCCACATCAGCGAAAAAACATTGTGGCGTATGCGCACCAATGGGCAGATAGCCTTTTCAAAAATGTACGGGCAGTATTACTATACGATTGGTGCTATCAAGGAAATGCTCAACGCTAACGCTGTGCAGACCACCGATGAATATGTAGAGCAGCTTATGGCGAAAGGCAAAAGCTATATCGAAAAAGGCAGAAAGCTGAAATCAGGTAATAATTAAAAGCGTACACGTATGAATATCGACAAAATGGAATTTGTGGCGTGGATGGAACGCATAATGGACAGGCTTGACATTCTCGGCAACCACATAGACGATTTACAAAAGAAGCGCAACAGCATAGACGGCGAGGAACTACTGGATAATCAGGACTTATTGCAAATGCTGAAAATAAGTAACCGTTCCCTGCAACGGTATCGCTCCATAGGCAAGCTCCCATATTATACCATTAGCGGAAAACTGTATTACAAACTGTCCGATGTGCATCAGTTCATCAGGGAAAGTTTTAACCCGCCCTTGCCCAAACTGGATGCCAATAAGTGACAAACACTGCCTTTGAGTGCCACATAACGCAAATCAGTGAAGGCTTCCTTTACATTCGACCGTAAAATTTTAAAATTTTCAGAATATGAGCGAAGAAACAACAAATAAACAGGAAATGCCCGAACAGCTTTCGGACATATTACTCGTACTGGATAAAGAGAAAATGAAAATCCAGGCGGTAAAGAGTATTGACGAAAACGGGAAAATGGAAACCGTGGAACCCACCAAGAAAAACCAAAACCAGTTTATGCGTGTGGACAAAAGCGGCGATTTCTTTTCCAACTTCTTTTCCAATTTTTTCAGCCAGTTAAAGAACCCTACAAACTTTACTTTCTTCAAAGTGCCTACCCCGGTTGCTGCTGAAAAAGCACAGGAACTCCAAAAGCACGTAGATAAGCCCACACCGGAGGGCGAAAAAGTGCTGAAAGAACACGAAGTGAAAGCAGAACCCCAACCCGATAAAAAACAAGAAAATCAAAATAATATGGCAACAGCACAAACAACAACGGAAACAAGCGAATACCGCTACAAGCCGGAGCAGATTGATTGGGACACAATGAAAAACCTCGGATTAAGCAAAGAGTATCTTGAAAAAAGAAACTTGCTTGACCCTTTGTTACGAGGTTACAAAACCAATGAACTTTTACCGATAGGTATTAACCTCGGTGGCTCTATCCTCCGCACAGATGCCCGCCTGTCTTTGCAGCAAGGCGAAGACGGCAATGTTATCGTAGCAATACACGGTATCAAAAAAGAACCTAACCTGCACTTTGAGTTTTTCGGTCACAAGTTTACCGATGAAGACAAGAAAAACCTGCTCGAAACGGGCAATATGGGGCGTGTGGTCAATCTCGTAAATTCCAAAACAGGCGACCTGATGCCGTCCATTATCAGCATTGATAGGCTGACCAATGATGTGATTGCGCTACGCACGGAGTTTATAAAAATCCCCGATGAAATTAAGGGTGTAAAGCTGAATGAGGAACAAAAGCAAACGCTGATGGAGGGCAAACCACTCTATTTAGAGGGTATGATTTCCTCGAAAGGAACGGAGTTTTCGGCAACCGTACAATTCAATGCGGACAAACGATATGTTGAGTTCCTGTTTGACAGGAGCAACAACAATCAGCAAGCGCAAACGAACCAACAGAACACCCAGCAAAGCCAACCCCAGGAAGCTCCAAGAACTTTCAGGGGCAAAGAACTGGATGATGAGCAGTACAACAAGTTCAAAGCCGGACAAACCATATATGTTGAACTGAAAGATAAAAAAGACCAACCGTATAAGGGCTATATCACTTTCGACAAAGATACCGGAAAGACCAATTTTGAGTTTCCCGGTCAGTATAAAGCAAGAGTAGAACCTGCCGAAAGCCATAAAACGCAGACTGCCGTCAATTCGGAGGGCAAAACCAACGAAGCGACCAAGAACGTCCAAGAACCTTTGAAGTCTGGGCAGCAAAGACCGAAAAATGAAAAGCAGCAGGAACAACAGGACAATAAGCCTGCAAAATCCAAAGGCAGAAAAATGTAATGTGATATGAAAACAATTATTGCAGAAAAACCAAGCGTAGCAAGAGAGATAGCCGGCTTGTTGGGCGCATCCGATAAAAAGGACGGCTACCTGACAGGTAACGGCTATTTTGTTACGTGGGCATTCGGTCATTTAATAGGACTGGGAATGCCCGAAGATTATGGCATTTCGGGATTTGATAAAGCATCCCTGCCGATATTGCCCAACCCGTTTTTATTGACCGTCCGCAAGGTCAAAAAAGATAAAGGATACATCGCCGATACTGGCGCATTAAAGCAACTGAAAGTCATTGAGCAACTTTTTAAGCAAAGCAACAGCATCATCGTTGCTACCGATGCAGGTCGTGAGGGCGAACTCATTTTCAGGTACATTTATGAATACCTGAAATGCAACAAGCCCTTTGAACGCCTTTGGATAAGTTCGCTTACCGAAAAGGCAATAAAACAGGGCTTCGACAACCTGAAAGATGGGGCAGCATTTGATGGGCTGTATCAGGCAGCACAAGGCAGAAGCCGTGCCGATTGGCTTGTGGGCATCAATGCTACGCAGGCATTGAGCATTGCCGCAGGCAGTGGAATTTATTCGCTCGGAAGAGTGCAAACGCCTACACTGGCTTTGATATGCAAACGTTACCTCGACAATAAGAATTTCACGGTAAAGAAATACTGGCAGATACAATTAACGCACAATAAAGCGCAGGTTGATTTCAAAAGTATTTCCGCAACCAAATGGGACGAAAAGCAGCTTGCCGATGATACCCTTAAAGCTATTCAGCGTGGCGCAACGGCAACCGTTACCTCGGTAGA
This region includes:
- a CDS encoding DUF3945 domain-containing protein; translated protein: MSEETTNKQEMPEQLSDILLVLDKEKMKIQAVKSIDENGKMETVEPTKKNQNQFMRVDKSGDFFSNFFSNFFSQLKNPTNFTFFKVPTPVAAEKAQELQKHVDKPTPEGEKVLKEHEVKAEPQPDKKQENQNNMATAQTTTETSEYRYKPEQIDWDTMKNLGLSKEYLEKRNLLDPLLRGYKTNELLPIGINLGGSILRTDARLSLQQGEDGNVIVAIHGIKKEPNLHFEFFGHKFTDEDKKNLLETGNMGRVVNLVNSKTGDLMPSIISIDRLTNDVIALRTEFIKIPDEIKGVKLNEEQKQTLMEGKPLYLEGMISSKGTEFSATVQFNADKRYVEFLFDRSNNNQQAQTNQQNTQQSQPQEAPRTFRGKELDDEQYNKFKAGQTIYVELKDKKDQPYKGYITFDKDTGKTNFEFPGQYKARVEPAESHKTQTAVNSEGKTNEATKNVQEPLKSGQQRPKNEKQQEQQDNKPAKSKGRKM
- a CDS encoding helix-turn-helix domain-containing protein is translated as MNIITVDEEVWKHLNERLKAISEYILKLEDTSYDSLWLNNHEVCQYLHISEKTLWRMRTNGQIAFSKMYGQYYYTIGAIKEMLNANAVQTTDEYVEQLMAKGKSYIEKGRKLKSGNN
- a CDS encoding helix-turn-helix domain-containing protein; this encodes MNIDKMEFVAWMERIMDRLDILGNHIDDLQKKRNSIDGEELLDNQDLLQMLKISNRSLQRYRSIGKLPYYTISGKLYYKLSDVHQFIRESFNPPLPKLDANK